Part of the Epinephelus fuscoguttatus linkage group LG24, E.fuscoguttatus.final_Chr_v1 genome, AGGAGGGCGCACTCTGTCAGTAGTGTCAGGGTGGTGATCATGTATTTACTGTTGGAGATCTGTAACAAAAGGAAACCGTTATGAGTACAGTTACATTCACAGTGTGTGCTGAaagcattttctgtttctgtcagaTGGTACCTTGATCCTGCCGCTGTATTTGGCTGAGCCCAGTGCTGTGGAGACCTGGTTCAGGCTGCCTGCCGACAGATCCAGCCTGAAGTGTCTGTAGAAGTGGCTCTTCAGCCCCTGCATGAACCTCACCACCTCCTCAATGTCGATactgctctcctcctctgcctcctcccctccttcattctccttctccttcctcaCACTGCACCACAGGTCCCAGGCGTCCTCAGGTCGAACTGTGTAGGTGACCTGCAGCGGTGGCGTAACTGAAAGTGTCCAAATCATTTTGAGGTGTTGTAAGCTGGACTCAGTGTGGCAGTTCGTCCATAACGCCATCAGCCATTGTAAACTCATGTGGCTGATTTCCAGGGGGCCGAAGCAGCAGTCGAAGGACTGCTGGAACCAAGATTTGACCAAAGATGTGAGACCTTCCGCCCCACTGCTGCCGAAGAGCGGCAGGCAGATGAAGTCCTTTGGCAGTGAGCGCAGGTAATCGGGGTTGCCGTTGATGCAGGTGAGCCAGCCGCTCCAGACTGGCTTCTGTGGCTCGTCCTGTCTGAGAAACAAAGGCTTTGAGTGGATCTGTGGAAGGAACGGGAACAGTTAGTTTCACACACGGAACACAAGGCATATTAAtctacacaaatacagtttgtAACTTTTATAGAAACAAGGAATCCGAATGTTTTCAGACAcgttttagtgtactgtttataATAAATTCTGTGACCAGGCCGCCATGTTGGAAATAGTCAACAGAAGTACCAAGCACCGCCCACCAGCAAGACCAATGTTTTCAttctacagctaaacagtacactaaaatatgttcctgaaaacatttgaggagagaaacgggcagtgcagtaacagaatctcaATATACTGCCACTTTGTCGCACATACCCACATCCACCTGGAAAGCTTCTCCTGCCTCTACAGAACCCACGTTCTCACCTGTATGAGGACCATCTCCGCGTCGTCGTCTGACTGTGCCATCCCCTGCACCAACGAGAAGGAGGCTCTGAAGGGTTTCTGTGGTCCCTCCAACTCCACTGCCAAACCTTGCTGCTTCTCTG contains:
- the cenpl gene encoding centromere protein L isoform X1; the encoded protein is MLIAVGPSDLSVTLHPSQSFETPLFHPVGFRPDEADVMLCVCFSVTRTPLNSVVVQRRSKTRSYRLSYRSCLGAASRLGLTPALTARRLNTSRRAPKSHNITEKVNLEQLALLVKTEWQLSYVTPLYQFRHTQLKSYSRQLSAFIAAEKQQGLAVELEGPQKPFRASFSLVQGMAQSDDDAEMVLIQIHSKPLFLRQDEPQKPVWSGWLTCINGNPDYLRSLPKDFICLPLFGSSGAEGLTSLVKSWFQQSFDCCFGPLEISHMSLQWLMALWTNCHTESSLQHLKMIWTLSVTPPLQVTYTVRPEDAWDLWCSVRKEKENEGGEEAEEESSIDIEEVVRFMQGLKSHFYRHFRLDLSAGSLNQVSTALGSAKYSGRIKISNSKYMITTLTLLTECALLKMPI
- the cenpl gene encoding centromere protein L isoform X2; this translates as MAKELKLRASAGTPNMERQPSSVTRTPLNSVVVQRRSKTRSYRLSYRSCLGAASRLGLTPALTARRLNTSRRAPKSHNITEKVNLEQLALLVKTEWQLSYVTPLYQFRHTQLKSYSRQLSAFIAAEKQQGLAVELEGPQKPFRASFSLVQGMAQSDDDAEMVLIQIHSKPLFLRQDEPQKPVWSGWLTCINGNPDYLRSLPKDFICLPLFGSSGAEGLTSLVKSWFQQSFDCCFGPLEISHMSLQWLMALWTNCHTESSLQHLKMIWTLSVTPPLQVTYTVRPEDAWDLWCSVRKEKENEGGEEAEEESSIDIEEVVRFMQGLKSHFYRHFRLDLSAGSLNQVSTALGSAKYSGRIKISNSKYMITTLTLLTECALLKMPI